From Bacteroidota bacterium, the proteins below share one genomic window:
- a CDS encoding transposase codes for MKYLTGFDRRQATLFPTCIDDLIPEDAEVRVIDLFVDALPLKELGFLENEPAEEGRPMYHPADLFKLYVYGYLNRIRTSRLLERECQRNIELLWLLKGLQPCFRTIAGFRSDNPKLFRNAFTHFVRQINRKGLTGKTLVALDSSKFRAVNSKKKNYNQKKIDRQLEYIDNKIQSYIEELNAGDLDEAREATIAEKLKKQKAQRRKYKRIEKQLAETGLDQISTTDPDARTMILHGSVIEVAYNVQTVADERNKLILEYKSPTRTTGKPYCRWRRKPSVFAIRMPWLYWRTRVTTTASSLPVVSRKTSTQS; via the coding sequence ATGAAATACCTAACCGGATTCGACCGCAGGCAGGCCACTTTATTCCCGACTTGTATCGATGATTTGATCCCGGAAGATGCGGAAGTGCGGGTTATCGATTTATTCGTAGACGCGTTGCCGCTGAAAGAACTGGGATTTTTAGAAAATGAACCTGCGGAAGAGGGCAGGCCGATGTATCACCCGGCCGATCTGTTCAAATTGTATGTGTACGGTTATCTGAACCGCATACGGACTTCTCGCCTGCTGGAGCGTGAGTGCCAGCGGAACATCGAACTGCTCTGGTTACTGAAGGGACTACAACCCTGCTTTCGTACGATTGCCGGCTTTCGGTCAGACAACCCAAAACTGTTCCGCAATGCGTTTACCCACTTCGTCCGGCAGATCAACCGAAAGGGCCTGACCGGGAAAACGCTGGTGGCGCTCGATTCAAGCAAGTTCAGGGCGGTCAACTCCAAGAAGAAAAACTACAACCAGAAAAAGATCGACCGGCAACTGGAGTACATCGACAACAAGATCCAATCTTACATCGAGGAACTCAACGCAGGCGATCTGGATGAGGCCAGAGAAGCCACGATCGCTGAGAAACTGAAAAAGCAAAAGGCCCAACGTCGCAAGTACAAGCGCATTGAAAAGCAGCTTGCGGAAACGGGCCTGGACCAAATCTCCACCACCGATCCCGATGCCCGGACCATGATCCTGCACGGGTCGGTAATCGAAGTGGCCTACAATGTACAGACGGTGGCAGATGAGCGGAACAAGCTCATCCTTGAATACAAGTCACCAACCAGAACGACCGGAAAGCCTTACTGCCGATGGCGCAGAAAACCAAGCGTATTTGCGATACGGATGCCGTGGCTGTACTGGCGGACAAGGGTTACCACAACGGCGAGCAGCTTACCGGTTGTGAGCAGGAAGACATCTACACAATCGTAG
- the ppk1 gene encoding polyphosphate kinase 1 yields MPKRAYPFLNRDLSWLSFNARVLQEAEDPGVPLLERLRFLGIFSNNRDEFFRVRVANVRRMARFGKKGREILGMDPVVLLERIQLITLAQQKKFDKLYIQLLRELEKQKIFMVDERQLTNEEGAFVRKYFREQVHPQLAPIMIETAPKFPYLKDKSIYLAIRLLRPANGKEKKTKFALLEVPTDVVSRFLVLPGSGDQHRIILLEDVIRYCLDDLFPNFDYAVREAYTIKMTRDAELDIDSDVSKGWMEKIEKSVKQRKKGAPVRMAFDERIPTDLLAFILRKIKLFKQEYLIPGGRYHNFKDFINFPRVGPKQLFYAPTTPVDHPDLRGQRSLFDVIRQKDVLLSYPYHNFHPIVDLLREASIDPKVISIYTTLYRAARNSSVVNALINAAKNGKHVTVVVELQARFDEESNIFYANRLQEEGVRVIFGVPGLKVHSKLFLISRREGGKLAQYAHVGTGNFNEQTARLYCDHALLTSKKPITREVERLFQFYQDNYKTGQYKQLIVSPFHTRKRFIRMIDEEIDNAKKGKEAWMILKMNSLVDKEMIERLYAASEAGVKVKLIVRGICSLVAGEKGLSDNIEGISIVDKFLEHSRIFLFCNGGKEKCYIASGDWMYRNLDFRSEVAVPINDPALREQLKHYVQLQLMDNTKARILDQQQTNRYVRSDSGRKYRAQEEIARWLRQEAEVKKSTTVVEEAPRPVQARSRKKPTLKKK; encoded by the coding sequence ATGCCTAAGCGCGCGTACCCATTTCTCAACCGGGATCTGAGCTGGCTGTCTTTCAACGCCCGCGTGTTGCAGGAAGCCGAAGATCCGGGAGTTCCGTTGCTGGAGCGCCTCCGGTTTCTGGGGATCTTTTCCAACAACCGGGATGAATTTTTTCGAGTGCGTGTTGCCAACGTACGGCGCATGGCTCGTTTTGGAAAGAAAGGTCGCGAGATTCTGGGGATGGATCCGGTCGTTTTGCTGGAGCGTATCCAGTTGATCACCCTTGCTCAGCAGAAGAAGTTCGACAAGCTCTACATCCAGTTGTTGCGTGAATTGGAGAAGCAAAAGATCTTCATGGTTGATGAGCGTCAATTGACGAACGAGGAGGGTGCCTTTGTCCGAAAATATTTTCGCGAGCAGGTACACCCGCAGTTGGCGCCGATCATGATCGAGACGGCCCCGAAGTTTCCGTATCTCAAGGACAAATCGATCTATCTCGCCATTCGCCTGTTGCGACCGGCGAACGGGAAGGAGAAGAAGACGAAGTTCGCTCTCCTGGAAGTACCCACCGATGTGGTGTCGCGCTTCCTGGTACTGCCGGGTTCCGGGGATCAGCACCGGATCATACTACTCGAAGATGTGATCCGGTATTGCCTGGACGACCTCTTTCCGAATTTCGATTATGCGGTGCGCGAAGCCTATACGATCAAGATGACGCGTGACGCGGAGCTCGACATCGACAGTGATGTGTCGAAGGGTTGGATGGAGAAGATCGAGAAGAGTGTCAAGCAGCGCAAGAAAGGCGCGCCGGTGCGAATGGCGTTCGACGAACGGATCCCGACGGATCTGCTGGCCTTCATCCTCCGAAAGATCAAACTCTTCAAGCAGGAGTACCTGATTCCCGGCGGCCGTTATCACAATTTCAAGGACTTTATCAATTTCCCGCGGGTTGGGCCAAAGCAGTTGTTTTATGCTCCGACAACCCCGGTGGATCATCCCGATCTGCGCGGACAGCGCAGCCTGTTCGATGTCATACGGCAAAAGGATGTGTTGCTGAGTTATCCGTATCACAATTTCCACCCGATCGTCGACCTCTTGCGGGAAGCGTCGATCGATCCCAAGGTGATAAGTATCTATACGACGCTGTACCGCGCCGCACGAAACAGCAGCGTCGTCAACGCCCTCATCAATGCCGCAAAGAACGGGAAGCATGTCACGGTGGTGGTCGAGTTGCAGGCGCGCTTCGACGAAGAATCGAATATCTTCTATGCCAATCGGCTACAGGAAGAAGGCGTTCGGGTGATCTTCGGTGTGCCGGGACTCAAAGTGCACAGCAAATTGTTCCTGATCAGCCGGCGGGAGGGCGGAAAGTTGGCGCAGTATGCGCACGTCGGCACGGGTAACTTCAACGAGCAAACGGCCAGGTTGTACTGCGACCACGCGTTGCTTACCTCGAAGAAACCCATTACCCGCGAAGTGGAACGATTGTTCCAGTTCTATCAGGACAACTACAAAACCGGGCAGTACAAGCAGCTCATCGTTTCGCCGTTCCATACCCGCAAGCGGTTCATCCGGATGATCGACGAAGAGATCGACAACGCGAAGAAGGGAAAAGAGGCCTGGATGATCCTGAAGATGAACAGCCTGGTCGACAAGGAAATGATCGAACGGCTGTATGCCGCGAGCGAGGCGGGGGTGAAGGTGAAGCTGATCGTTCGAGGCATCTGTTCGCTGGTTGCCGGCGAGAAAGGCCTCAGTGATAACATCGAGGGCATCAGCATCGTCGACAAGTTTTTGGAGCATAGCCGGATCTTTTTGTTTTGTAACGGAGGTAAAGAGAAGTGCTACATCGCTTCCGGCGACTGGATGTACCGTAACCTCGATTTCCGTTCCGAAGTCGCCGTACCGATCAACGATCCCGCCTTGCGGGAGCAACTTAAGCATTATGTACAGTTGCAGTTGATGGACAACACCAAGGCCAGAATCCTTGACCAGCAACAGACCAACCGCTATGTGCGCAGCGATTCCGGCCGTAAATACCGTGCGCAGGAGGAGATTGCGCGATGGTTGCGGCAGGAAGCGGAGGTAAAGAAATCCACAACCGTTGTTGAAGAAGCGCCGCGGCCGGTGCAAGCACGAAGCCGGAAAAAGCCGACTTTGAAGAAGAAATAA
- a CDS encoding PKD domain-containing protein, with protein sequence MRYRLLMFCLLTFFDSRATGWWHKLFEEKFTRGNCSQVAPWIIDTVATPPHTGDFPNQWYMAGFIWSGDQPDLSSIAGECYLLDGLNGEDGLLYIAPGGGYNCDSARLGAIYRDSCNNNTHKRISSRWIRTEHCTALRLEFDLILVGDQNVNDRLTVQYVSSQSPSTWSTLNFSSQQLYCAGNVPRWSRVVIPLQGIMSIDSIQLGFVWKNNGDCIKGPYSVAIDNLVLYGMNDCPEIRIEGPESACANADVALDNLSVPTGTYSSFQWNFGDGDINNTDFDHVTHQYSASGHYTIELEITSPTGCTSALQKIVTVFGSQPSSLLNSEVLVGMQPLPSPTDPPLNLDINQGHLLQLASPDPQDIESVEYRVGNYWGLVDNPWGTFPFTLATPGLYNVQVTAINACGFTTSYFNAVLNAQ encoded by the coding sequence ATGCGATACCGTCTTCTTATGTTTTGTTTGCTGACGTTCTTCGATAGTCGAGCCACAGGATGGTGGCATAAGCTATTTGAAGAGAAGTTTACACGAGGTAATTGTTCCCAAGTCGCACCATGGATTATTGATACGGTTGCCACACCACCCCATACTGGTGATTTTCCTAATCAATGGTATATGGCCGGCTTCATTTGGTCAGGCGATCAACCGGACCTCTCTTCAATTGCAGGCGAATGCTATTTACTTGATGGACTTAACGGGGAAGATGGGCTTCTATATATTGCACCAGGCGGTGGATATAATTGTGATTCTGCTAGACTTGGTGCTATTTATCGCGATAGTTGCAACAACAACACGCACAAGCGGATTTCCAGTAGATGGATTAGAACTGAGCATTGCACGGCTCTGCGGCTGGAGTTTGATCTGATTTTGGTCGGCGATCAAAATGTGAATGATCGGCTTACGGTGCAGTATGTTTCCAGCCAAAGCCCATCCACCTGGAGCACGTTAAACTTTTCGAGCCAACAGCTTTATTGTGCCGGAAACGTACCGAGATGGAGCAGAGTTGTTATTCCGCTGCAGGGAATAATGTCCATAGACTCCATTCAGCTTGGTTTTGTCTGGAAGAACAACGGAGATTGTATTAAGGGTCCATATTCAGTGGCAATCGACAACCTGGTATTGTATGGGATGAATGACTGTCCCGAGATTCGAATAGAAGGACCTGAGTCAGCTTGTGCCAATGCCGATGTGGCGTTGGATAACCTTTCTGTCCCCACAGGAACCTATAGTTCCTTTCAATGGAATTTTGGTGACGGCGATATTAATAATACAGATTTTGATCACGTAACTCATCAGTATTCAGCCTCTGGACATTACACAATTGAACTTGAAATTACCTCCCCGACCGGTTGCACTTCAGCTTTACAAAAGATTGTTACTGTCTTCGGATCTCAACCCTCCTCGTTGTTGAACAGCGAAGTATTGGTGGGAATGCAACCATTACCATCCCCAACAGATCCGCCTTTAAACTTAGACATCAATCAGGGTCATTTATTGCAACTAGCGAGCCCTGATCCACAGGATATTGAATCGGTCGAGTATAGGGTGGGTAATTACTGGGGACTAGTTGATAATCCCTGGGGTACCTTTCCATTCACACTTGCCACGCCGGGGCTATATAATGTTCAAGTTACAGCAATCAATGCCTGTGGCTTCACCACATCTTATTTCAACGCAGTGCTGAATGCTCAATAA
- a CDS encoding histidine phosphatase family protein, whose product MKRLYLVRHAKSSWEFGTLPDAERPLNERGYRDAPRVGDYLAGKYARPEAVVSSPAIRAYSTAFIICRRWDFPVGAIMLEPGLYETDTDAYADVIRQQDDRAQSLLLAGHNFSITHFLSFMLGKEVGEMPTCSVAVLDLELSSWSELKRGSGRLLELVLPKALPNSETGP is encoded by the coding sequence ATGAAACGTCTGTACCTGGTGCGGCACGCCAAATCGAGCTGGGAATTCGGAACCCTGCCGGATGCCGAACGCCCACTGAACGAACGCGGTTACCGGGACGCACCGCGTGTCGGCGACTATCTGGCAGGAAAGTATGCACGTCCCGAAGCGGTAGTCAGCAGCCCGGCGATACGGGCCTATTCGACCGCATTCATTATTTGTCGTCGTTGGGATTTTCCCGTCGGTGCGATCATGCTCGAACCAGGTCTGTACGAGACCGACACAGATGCATATGCTGATGTAATCCGACAGCAGGATGATCGTGCACAATCGCTGTTATTGGCCGGGCATAATTTTTCGATCACACATTTCCTGTCGTTCATGCTCGGAAAGGAAGTCGGGGAGATGCCTACTTGTTCCGTAGCGGTCTTGGATCTTGAACTTTCTTCCTGGAGTGAATTAAAGCGCGGGTCTGGACGATTATTGGAGTTGGTGCTCCCGAAAGCCTTGCCCAACAGCGAAACGGGCCCATAG
- a CDS encoding recombinase family protein, with protein sequence MIRTIIYSRVSTDEQANRGYSLRDQEEKLRRYCVERNLEIVCHVQDDASAKSFDRPGFQKMLRQLHGKELTADMLLVLKWDRFSRNTTDAYAMIRELGEMAIAVQSIEQPIDFSVPENKVMLAVYLTIPEVENDRRSMNTRAGMRQGKKEGRWMGRAPLGYKLVRDARNKPAIIKSDKASLIEEAFRLYSFGGVSIEKIRQELLLKGLNISKNQFLNILRNPVYAGFIVLRAFKNEPATLVPGLHEPIISKELFDRCQQIRKRATKKKDVTKCFNPLMPLRGYLICRKCGRMLTGSSSKGNGGLYVYYHCSNGCKERFRDFKAHAAFHSYLSSFQPSPVMVEIYTKVLEQHFAERRKSAVEDARLCEQGLVAVKTKLERLNDLFISNEIDKESYTSTKERLIVELTQLQERLASVTSRRKDSVDFVRASLGYLTSLADRYEGARIEFKQRLLGSMFPKKLIFENDKVRTIGEPSFLESIFMKINQLQPEKTKGGTKNSVPPSLAPPPGLEPGTL encoded by the coding sequence ATGATCCGAACAATCATTTACTCAAGAGTGTCAACCGACGAACAGGCTAATCGAGGTTATAGCCTGCGGGACCAGGAAGAAAAACTCCGGCGCTATTGTGTGGAACGAAACCTGGAAATTGTTTGTCATGTGCAGGATGATGCTTCCGCTAAATCCTTCGACCGGCCGGGATTCCAGAAAATGCTACGCCAGCTCCATGGAAAAGAACTCACAGCGGACATGCTGCTGGTGCTGAAATGGGACCGTTTCTCACGGAACACTACCGACGCCTATGCGATGATCCGCGAATTGGGTGAAATGGCCATCGCCGTGCAGTCCATCGAACAGCCCATTGATTTCTCGGTACCCGAAAACAAGGTGATGCTCGCGGTCTACCTCACCATACCGGAAGTGGAGAACGACCGCCGCTCCATGAACACCCGGGCCGGCATGCGACAGGGGAAAAAAGAAGGCCGCTGGATGGGCCGTGCGCCCCTGGGCTACAAATTGGTACGGGATGCCAGAAACAAACCTGCAATCATCAAATCCGACAAGGCAAGTCTTATCGAAGAAGCCTTTCGATTGTACTCCTTTGGGGGAGTATCCATTGAGAAAATCCGACAGGAATTGCTTTTGAAGGGTTTGAATATTTCGAAGAATCAGTTCCTGAATATCCTGCGCAATCCGGTGTATGCGGGCTTCATCGTGCTGCGGGCGTTTAAAAACGAACCTGCTACACTCGTTCCGGGTTTGCACGAACCGATCATTTCCAAAGAACTCTTTGATCGTTGCCAGCAAATCCGAAAAAGGGCCACCAAGAAAAAAGATGTCACCAAATGTTTTAATCCACTGATGCCTCTGCGGGGATATCTTATCTGCAGAAAATGTGGACGGATGCTCACCGGTAGCAGCTCGAAAGGAAATGGCGGTTTGTACGTTTACTACCATTGCTCGAACGGCTGCAAAGAACGCTTCAGGGACTTCAAAGCGCATGCTGCTTTTCACAGCTATCTTTCTTCTTTTCAACCCTCACCCGTGATGGTGGAGATCTATACGAAAGTCCTTGAGCAGCATTTTGCAGAGCGCAGAAAGTCGGCAGTGGAAGACGCCCGGCTATGCGAGCAGGGGTTGGTTGCAGTGAAAACAAAACTGGAGCGGTTGAACGACCTGTTCATCAGCAACGAGATCGACAAGGAAAGTTATACCTCCACGAAGGAGCGCCTGATAGTTGAGCTTACCCAACTCCAGGAACGCCTGGCGTCGGTTACCTCGCGCCGAAAGGACTCGGTGGACTTTGTCCGGGCCTCGCTCGGTTACCTCACCTCACTGGCAGACCGGTACGAGGGGGCTCGAATCGAATTCAAGCAGCGGTTGCTTGGTTCGATGTTTCCCAAAAAATTGATTTTTGAAAACGATAAAGTTCGAACCATCGGAGAACCATCGTTCCTCGAATCCATATTTATGAAAATCAACCAGTTGCAGCCTGAAAAAACAAAAGGCGGAACGAAAAATTCCGTTCCGCCCAGTTTGGCTCCCCCTCCTGGGCTCGAACCAGGGACCCTCTGA
- a CDS encoding bifunctional hydroxymethylpyrimidine kinase/phosphomethylpyrimidine kinase: MSLVVVGTVAFDAIQTPFGKTDKIIGGAATYSGTAASYFTKNVKLVSVVGDDFPPAMIDQFRKSGMSTEGLQVKHGAKTFFWSGRYHEDMNTRDTLDTQLNVLLDFDPVIPDSYQDCEFLMLSNLMPQLQKKVIERMRTRPKLVVMDTMNFWMETQWDALMETIQLVDVLTVNDSEARLLTKEYSLVKAAQKILQMGPRYLIIKKGEHGALLFNKEQVFFAPALPLEDVFDPTGAGDTFAGGFIGHIAQTRDISFDNMKRAIIFGSAMASFCVEKFGLERMIGLTQAEIDERVQQFIDLVQFDIELV, from the coding sequence ATGAGCCTGGTAGTCGTCGGTACGGTGGCCTTTGATGCCATCCAAACTCCCTTCGGAAAGACAGACAAAATCATCGGCGGCGCTGCAACTTATTCAGGTACAGCGGCTTCCTATTTTACCAAAAATGTCAAGCTGGTCTCCGTCGTGGGCGACGATTTCCCCCCGGCCATGATCGACCAGTTCCGCAAAAGCGGCATGTCCACCGAAGGCCTCCAGGTCAAGCATGGCGCCAAGACGTTCTTCTGGTCAGGCCGCTACCACGAGGATATGAACACCCGCGACACGCTCGACACCCAGTTGAACGTGCTCCTCGACTTCGACCCGGTCATTCCCGATTCTTACCAGGATTGCGAGTTCCTCATGCTCAGCAACCTCATGCCCCAACTGCAGAAGAAAGTCATCGAGCGCATGCGCACCCGCCCCAAGCTGGTCGTCATGGACACGATGAACTTCTGGATGGAAACGCAGTGGGACGCGCTCATGGAAACCATCCAACTCGTCGATGTCCTCACCGTCAACGACAGCGAAGCCCGGCTGCTCACCAAAGAATACTCGCTCGTGAAGGCCGCGCAGAAGATCCTCCAGATGGGTCCGCGTTACCTGATCATCAAGAAAGGCGAACACGGTGCACTCCTCTTCAACAAGGAGCAGGTGTTCTTCGCTCCCGCCCTTCCGCTCGAAGATGTGTTCGATCCGACCGGCGCGGGCGACACCTTCGCCGGTGGCTTCATCGGTCACATCGCGCAAACGCGCGATATCTCCTTCGACAACATGAAACGCGCCATCATCTTCGGCTCCGCCATGGCTTCGTTCTGCGTCGAGAAATTCGGACTCGAGCGCATGATCGGCCTCACCCAGGCTGAGATCGACGAACGCGTACAACAATTCATCGACCTGGTGCAGTTCGATATCGAGTTGGTGTAA
- a CDS encoding transposase — MAVLADKGYHNGEQLTGCEQEDIYTIVAYQEVPRSYPVPTPEYYGERFRYNPKKDQYKCPQGHILKTTGHWYNKKYEESVTKVKHYKTTACGSCAVKHLCTRNPKGRLIERSQHAGAVERNNRRVRENTSTYSLRQQIIEHIFGTIKRQWGYDHILLKGLRKNEGEFGLIYLIYNFRRVINILGLPKLKKWLTRLLFSIFTDRALRNARQYQKYSCWQLVPVIVREGWC, encoded by the coding sequence GTGGCTGTACTGGCGGACAAGGGTTACCACAACGGCGAGCAGCTTACCGGTTGTGAGCAGGAAGACATCTACACAATCGTAGCCTACCAGGAAGTACCCCGCAGTTATCCCGTGCCGACTCCGGAGTACTACGGCGAGCGCTTCCGGTACAACCCGAAGAAGGACCAGTACAAATGTCCGCAGGGTCACATCCTGAAGACCACCGGCCATTGGTATAATAAGAAGTACGAAGAGTCGGTAACCAAAGTCAAGCACTACAAGACGACGGCCTGCGGCAGTTGCGCGGTCAAACACCTGTGCACCCGCAACCCCAAGGGGCGCCTGATCGAACGGTCTCAACATGCCGGCGCGGTAGAGCGCAACAACCGCCGGGTGCGTGAAAACACATCGACCTATTCCCTGCGCCAGCAAATCATCGAACACATCTTCGGCACCATCAAGCGACAATGGGGCTACGATCACATACTACTCAAAGGCCTCCGGAAAAATGAAGGCGAGTTCGGATTAATCTATCTCATTTATAATTTTCGGAGGGTTATAAACATTTTAGGCCTGCCGAAGTTGAAAAAGTGGCTCACCAGGCTGCTTTTTTCTATTTTTACGGATAGGGCGCTCCGTAATGCAAGGCAATACCAAAAATATTCGTGCTGGCAGCTTGTTCCTGTTATCGTCCGGGAAGGGTGGTGCTGA
- a CDS encoding exopolyphosphatase: MRYAAIDIGSNAVRLLLCHVELEHGETHFRKGELVRIPLRLGEDAFRLGRITEERATRFIKTMEAFRLLIEVFEPVAYRACATASLREAKNGEELIRRVREKSGLNIEIISGKEEAEIIYSNHVEEHLDPIRAYLYIDVGGGSTELTLFDHGRLIASQSFDVGTIRWLQQQVPKERWEAMKNWARDQAAGRGPLTAIGSGGNINKIFKMVGRKDKPIPYERLRALYDELKVHTIEERMELWGLNPDRADVIVPAAKIYTGIMKAAQISEIIVPQIGLADGIVHRLHEERAVMKP, encoded by the coding sequence TTGCGTTACGCCGCCATCGATATCGGATCCAATGCCGTTCGCCTCCTACTGTGCCATGTAGAGCTGGAGCATGGTGAGACACACTTTCGAAAAGGAGAACTTGTCCGCATTCCCTTGCGGCTGGGAGAGGATGCCTTCCGCCTCGGTCGAATCACCGAAGAGCGGGCGACCCGCTTCATCAAAACGATGGAAGCCTTCAGGCTGCTCATCGAAGTCTTCGAGCCGGTCGCCTACCGGGCCTGTGCAACGGCCTCCCTGCGTGAGGCGAAGAACGGTGAAGAACTGATCCGACGCGTCCGGGAAAAAAGCGGCCTCAACATCGAGATCATCAGCGGCAAGGAAGAAGCGGAGATCATCTACAGTAACCACGTAGAGGAGCATCTCGATCCCATACGTGCGTATCTGTACATCGACGTAGGCGGCGGCAGTACGGAGCTCACGCTGTTCGATCACGGCAGGCTGATCGCTTCGCAGTCGTTCGATGTGGGCACGATACGCTGGCTGCAGCAGCAAGTACCAAAAGAGCGTTGGGAGGCAATGAAGAACTGGGCGCGTGATCAGGCGGCGGGGCGCGGTCCTTTGACGGCGATCGGTTCCGGCGGCAACATCAACAAGATCTTCAAAATGGTGGGGCGAAAAGATAAGCCGATCCCCTACGAACGACTGCGCGCGCTGTATGACGAACTGAAAGTGCACACCATCGAAGAGCGTATGGAGCTGTGGGGATTGAATCCGGATCGTGCCGACGTAATCGTTCCGGCGGCGAAGATCTATACCGGCATCATGAAAGCGGCGCAAATCAGTGAGATCATCGTACCGCAGATCGGACTGGCCGACGGGATCGTGCATCGGTTGCACGAAGAACGCGCGGTAATGAAACCCTGA
- a CDS encoding MerR family transcriptional regulator — translation MNLDQIRNIQAKYFSARPFSLDDTGVTHRELTYWDEKGLLPSKVQEQKWRRFNLVELAWIRFIANLRKLNVGLPTMARIKYEMFADITKILPKDQLLHQVDRTMKEMNLSFDTRLLDQPDVKAAIANFHLSFFESFLYGVLLESEHVSIAIAINNNTGIREAATSENNLFMEPIYWNRLFASEITPGTIDTLLGTCICISINEIIGDVFQAVSLNKLSRLFSLSEQEKKILETIREGNYKEVTIRFSNTGVPDRIETTEEVNLNKSIKLFDILTRGAFEDLYIKTKSGHVLYTERKKITRI, via the coding sequence ATGAATCTCGATCAAATCAGAAACATTCAGGCGAAGTACTTCAGCGCTCGCCCATTCTCGCTTGACGACACAGGGGTCACTCATCGTGAGCTCACATACTGGGACGAGAAAGGACTCCTTCCAAGTAAAGTTCAAGAGCAAAAGTGGCGGCGGTTCAATTTGGTTGAACTAGCATGGATCCGCTTCATCGCCAATCTTCGGAAACTAAATGTCGGTTTACCTACGATGGCGCGAATTAAATATGAAATGTTCGCAGATATCACGAAGATATTGCCCAAAGATCAACTGCTACATCAAGTCGATCGGACAATGAAAGAAATGAACCTATCATTCGATACTCGTCTACTAGATCAACCAGACGTTAAAGCTGCCATTGCCAACTTCCACCTTTCATTCTTCGAATCCTTCTTGTACGGAGTCCTGCTTGAAAGTGAACACGTCTCCATCGCCATCGCAATCAATAATAACACTGGTATCCGTGAAGCCGCAACATCTGAAAATAATCTCTTTATGGAACCCATTTATTGGAATAGGCTCTTTGCCAGTGAAATTACACCTGGGACAATCGATACACTCTTGGGCACTTGCATTTGCATTTCCATCAACGAAATTATAGGAGACGTATTTCAAGCAGTATCGCTCAATAAACTGTCAAGATTGTTTTCCCTCTCAGAGCAGGAGAAAAAAATCCTTGAAACTATTCGAGAAGGAAATTATAAGGAAGTCACGATTCGGTTTTCGAATACAGGAGTGCCGGACCGTATCGAAACAACGGAAGAAGTAAATCTGAATAAATCGATTAAGCTTTTCGACATACTAACAAGAGGAGCATTCGAAGACCTCTATATTAAAACTAAGTCAGGGCACGTCCTCTATACAGAAAGAAAAAAAATTACGAGAATCTAG